Proteins encoded in a region of the Sugiyamaella lignohabitans strain CBS 10342 chromosome B, complete sequence genome:
- the OXA1 gene encoding Oxa1p (Mitochondrial inner membrane insertase; mediates the insertion of both mitochondrial- and nuclear-encoded proteins from the matrix into the inner membrane; also has a role in insertion of carrier proteins into the inner membrane; acts as a voltage-gated ion channel, activated by substrate peptides; interacts with mitochondrial ribosomes; conserved from bacteria to animals; GO_component: GO:0016021 - integral component of membrane [Evidence IEA,IEA]; GO_component: GO:0016021 - integral component of membrane [Evidence ISM] [PMID 12192589]; GO_component: GO:0016020 - membrane [Evidence IEA]; GO_component: GO:0030061 - mitochondrial crista [Evidence IDA] [PMID 22513091]; GO_component: GO:0097002 - mitochondrial inner boundary membrane [Evidence IDA] [PMID 22513091]; GO_component: GO:0005743 - mitochondrial inner membrane [Evidence IEA,IEA]; GO_component: GO:0005762 - mitochondrial large ribosomal subunit [Evidence IPI] [PMID 14657017]; GO_component: GO:0005762 - mitochondrial large ribosomal subunit [Evidence IPI] [PMID 19783770]; GO_component: GO:0005739 - mitochondrion [Evidence IEA]; GO_component: GO:0005739 - mitochondrion [Evidence IDA] [PMID 16823961]; GO_function: GO:0005216 - ion channel activity [Evidence IDA] [PMID 22829595]; GO_function: GO:0032977 - membrane insertase activity [Evidence IMP] [PMID 9285818]; GO_function: GO:0032977 - membrane insertase activity [Evidence IMP] [PMID 9428747]; GO_function: GO:0097177 - mitochondrial ribosome binding [Evidence IDA] [PMID 14657018]; GO_process: GO:0000002 - mitochondrial genome maintenance [Evidence IGI,IMP] [PMID 18826960]; GO_process: GO:0033615 - mitochondrial proton-transporting ATP synthase complex assembly [Evidence IMP] [PMID 17344477]; GO_process: GO:0045039 - protein import into mitochondrial inner membrane [Evidence IMP] [PMID 22846909]; GO_process: GO:0051205 - protein insertion into membrane [Evidence IEA]; GO_process: GO:0032979 - protein insertion into mitochondrial membrane from inner side [Evidence IMP] [PMID 17452441]; GO_process: GO:0032979 - protein insertion into mitochondrial membrane from inner side [Evidence IMP] [PMID 9285818]; GO_process: GO:0032979 - protein insertion into mitochondrial membrane from inner side [Evidence IMP] [PMID 9428747]; GO_process: GO:0032979 - protein insertion into mitochondrial membrane from inner side [Evidence IMP,IPI] [PMID 9482871]), translated as MLLREDTLPDIGLATFETNPEPKSTVASPEPRTGEAEDDEPYGSSVLQQSVFGVRPALRQTKAFPGFAKRFNSSQVASATTSSTNGTTETVSELAASAGSAIQTEIAPIVQSASETIQAVVDTVSPDQIGYFQSVGLAQSWWWPPGMFQHIFEIVHVSTGLPWWATIAMVTVGMRAVMFPMYLKASNATAKMTALKPELNRLMKDYTNSDDPIAAQKTLMERKKLMLAHNVKTSHLLLPMASVPFFIGVFSALNGMSKVPVHGLTSEGALWFTNLAAADPYVGLQLITALFYATTFKLGGETGANTMSPAMKKIFTYMPLIAVPMTMSLPASVCMYFALNGVLSVGQTFLLQNKTFRNKVGLAPIVKPAMNPEDNLSIMETLKQSFEKTKQRAEKAQREAERELRLKKEKEAEERSKYVQFTKKPRK; from the coding sequence ATATGGGTCAAGTGTGTTACAACAGTCAGTTTTCGGAGTTCGTCCTGCTCTTAGACAAACCAAAGCATTCCCAGGATTTGCCAAAAGATTCAATTCTTCGCAGGTTGCCAGTGCaactaccagcagcaccaatggCACTACCGAGACGGTCAGCGAGctagcagcatcagcaggtTCAGCTATCCAAACCGAGATTGCTCCTATTGTACAAAGTGCCAGTGAGACAATTCAAGCCGTGGTTGATACAGTGAGTCCAGATCAGATTGGATATTTCCAGTCGGTGGGATTGGCAcagagctggtggtggccTCCTGGCATGTTCCAACATATTTTCGAGATCGTCCATGTGAGCACGGGACTTCCTTGGTGGGCTACTATTGCCATGGTCACAGTGGGTATGAGAGCAGTGATGTTTCCCATGTATCTCAAGGCATCTAACGCCACGGCCAAAATGACAGCCCTAAAGCCCGAGTTGAACAGACTTATGAAAGACTATACCAATAGCGACGACCCGATTGCGGCACAAAAGACATTAATGGAACGTAAGAAATTGATGTTGGCACACAATGTTAAGACTTCACACTTGTTACTTCCTATGGCATCAGTGCCATTTTTCATTGGCGTGTTTTCTGCACTTAATGGCATGTCTAAAGTGCCAGTTCACGGACTCACGAGCGAAGGAGCTCTATGGTTCACAAACctggcagctgctgaccCATATGTCGGTTTGCAACTCATCACAGCATTGTTCTATGCCACGACATTCAAACTCGGAGGAGAGACCGGTGCTAATACCATGTCGCCAGccatgaagaagatattcACATACATGCCATTGATCGCAGTTCCCATGACCATGTCACTTCCAGCATCTGTGTGTATGTACTTTGCACTCAACGGTGTTCTTTCAGTCGGCCAGACATTCCttcttcaaaacaaaacgTTCCGAAACAAAGTAGGACTCGCACCCATTGTCAAGCCCGCCATGAACCCCGAAGACAACCTGTCCATCATGGAAACCCTCAAACAGAGCTTCGAAAAGACCAAACAGCGTGCCGAAAAGGCCCAGCGCGAAGCCGAGCGCGAACTGCGTctcaaaaaagaaaaagaggcCGAAGAGCGATCGAAATACGTGCAGTTCACCAAAAAGCCCCGCAAATAG